The DNA window TCCCCGAACAACACGAAGTTCGCATCGCTCGGGATGACGCGGAAACCCATGTCGCGCAGCGATTTCGTGACCCGTTCCCGCTCGGCGATCAGCGCGGCGACGCTGCCCAGGGTGTCGTCGGCGTGCCGCAGCGCGGCCCGCGCCGCCGCCTGGGTGACCGAGGAGAGGTGGTAGGGCAAGCGCACCAGCAGCAGCGCGTCGATCAGCGCCGGTGTGGCGACCAGGTAGCCGAGCCTGCCGCCGGCGAAGGCGAACGCCTTGCTCATGGTGCGGGTGACGGCCAGTCGCGTCGGGTACTCCCCGACCAGCGTCACCGAGCTGGGCTGCGCGGAGAATTCGCCGTAGGCCTCGTCGACGATCAGGATGCCCGGCACCACGTCGAGCAGCCTCCGCAGGTCGGGCAGCGAGATGCTCTGTCCCGAAGGGTTGTTGGGGCTGGCGACGAACACCACGTCGGGCTTGTTCTCGACGATGGCGGTGACCGCGGCGTCGACGTCGAGGCTGAAGTCGTCGGCGCGGGCGGCCTCGATCCATTCGGTCTGGGTGCCGTCGGCGATGATCGGGTGCATCGAGTAGGACGGGACGAACCCGATCGCGGAGCGCCCCGGCCCGCCGAAAGCCTGCAGCAGCTGTTGCAGGATCTCGTTGGAACCATTTGCCGCCCAGACATTTTCGACACCCACCCGGGTGCCGGTCTGGGCGCTGAGGTAGTCGGCCAGATCGCGGCGCAGGGCCACCGCGTCGCGGTCGGGGTAGCGGTGCAGTTCCGCCGCCGCCGCACCCACCGAACGCGTCACGTCCTCGACGAGCGCCGCGGTGGGCGGGTGCGGGTTCTCGTTGGTGTTGAGCCGGACCGGGACCTCCAATTGCGGTGCCCCGTAGGGGGATTTGCCCCGCAGGTCCGCGCGCAGCGGCAGGTCCTCGAGCGTCAGCCGCTCGGGCGTGTTCATCGTTCGAACCTCCGCCGCACCGCCACACCGTGGGCGGGCAGGTCCTCGGACTTGGCCAGCGTGATCACGTGCCCGGACACGTCCTTGAGGGCCGCCTCGGTGTAGTCGACGACGTGGATGCCGCGCAGGAAGGTCTGCACCGACAGGCCGCTGGAATGGCGGGCGCTGCCCGCCGTCGGCAGCACGTGGTTGGATCCCGCGCAGTAGTCACCGAGGCTCACCGGCGCGTACGGGCCCACGAAAATGGCACCGGCCGAACGGATCCGGCCGGCCACCCGCGCCGCGTCGGCGGTCTGGATCTCCAGGTGCTCGGCGGCGTAGGCGTTGACGACGTCGACCCCGGCGTCCAGGTCGTCGACCAGGATGATCGCCGACTGAGGCCCGCCGAGTGCGGTGGACACCCGTTGGCGGTGCACGGTGGTCCGCAGTTGGTCGGCCAGTTCGGCGTCGGTGGCATCGGCCAGGTCGGTGCTGGGGGTGACCAGCACGCTGGCGGCCATCTCGTCGTGTTCGGCCTGGCTGATCAGGTCGGCGGCCACGTGCGCCGGGTCGGCGGTGTGGTCGGCGAGGATGGCGATCTCGGTCGGCCCGGCCTCGGCGTCGATGCCCACCTGCGAGCGGCAGAGCCGCTTGGCGGCGGTGACGTAGATGTTGCCGGGCCCGGTGATCATGTCCACCGGCGCCAGTTCTGACCCGTCGGTGTCGGTGCCGCCGTAGGCCAGCAGCGCCACCGCCTGCGCGCCGCCCACGGCCCACACCTCGCCGACGCCCAGCAGCGCGGCCGCAGCCAGGATCGTCGGGTGCGGCAGGCCGTCGAACCCGGCCTGTGAGCGGGCCTGCGGCGGGCTGGCCACCACCAGCGAGGCGACGCCGGCGGCCTGCGCGGGCACCACGTTCATCACCACGCTCGACGGGTACACCGCGTTGCCGCCGGGCACATACAGGCCCACCCGCTCGACCGGGACCCACCGCTCGGTGACCGTCGCGCCCGGC is part of the Mycobacterium sp. HUMS_12744610 genome and encodes:
- a CDS encoding histidinol-phosphate transaminase, which encodes MNTPERLTLEDLPLRADLRGKSPYGAPQLEVPVRLNTNENPHPPTAALVEDVTRSVGAAAAELHRYPDRDAVALRRDLADYLSAQTGTRVGVENVWAANGSNEILQQLLQAFGGPGRSAIGFVPSYSMHPIIADGTQTEWIEAARADDFSLDVDAAVTAIVENKPDVVFVASPNNPSGQSISLPDLRRLLDVVPGILIVDEAYGEFSAQPSSVTLVGEYPTRLAVTRTMSKAFAFAGGRLGYLVATPALIDALLLVRLPYHLSSVTQAAARAALRHADDTLGSVAALIAERERVTKSLRDMGFRVIPSDANFVLFGEFADAPAAWQRYLDAGVLIRDVGIPGYLRATTGLAEENDAFLRASAHLAATELASVTPVGAP
- the hisD gene encoding histidinol dehydrogenase, which codes for MIARIDLRGAELTAARLRAALPRGGADVETVLPTVRPIVQAVAERGAQAALEYGASFDRVRPTAVRVPKTALDAALAGLDAEVRDALQVMIERTRAVHAEQRRPDVTTTLGPGATVTERWVPVERVGLYVPGGNAVYPSSVVMNVVPAQAAGVASLVVASPPQARSQAGFDGLPHPTILAAAALLGVGEVWAVGGAQAVALLAYGGTDTDGSELAPVDMITGPGNIYVTAAKRLCRSQVGIDAEAGPTEIAILADHTADPAHVAADLISQAEHDEMAASVLVTPSTDLADATDAELADQLRTTVHRQRVSTALGGPQSAIILVDDLDAGVDVVNAYAAEHLEIQTADAARVAGRIRSAGAIFVGPYAPVSLGDYCAGSNHVLPTAGSARHSSGLSVQTFLRGIHVVDYTEAALKDVSGHVITLAKSEDLPAHGVAVRRRFER